In Blastopirellula sediminis, the following proteins share a genomic window:
- a CDS encoding SMP-30/gluconolactonase/LRE family protein, with amino-acid sequence MIKTVLAASALCLSAAALYAAEPIPGIGPVGEVKTLQKNFAFTEGPSSDSAGNLYFSDIPNDRIYRQAPDGKIAVFLEPAGHTNGTMVRSARLLICQMDGQLASVSLSGDDYQVLAGKYEEKRFNAPNDLVCDIQGGVYFTDPRFRAPDPWPQKVEAVYYLSADGVVTRLIDDIVAPNGVILSIDEKTLYVVPSMETKLYAYDVLGPGKLGKKRALCQFRQPEGEDNQGGDGLTIDEHGNLYVTTKLGVQVISPKGEILGIIEFPEHPANATFGGPEGKTLFVTARTGLYSVEMSVKGHQFPGE; translated from the coding sequence ATGATCAAGACCGTTCTCGCCGCTTCCGCTCTCTGTCTGTCGGCAGCCGCGTTGTACGCCGCCGAGCCGATCCCTGGCATCGGTCCCGTCGGCGAAGTCAAAACTCTGCAGAAGAATTTCGCGTTCACAGAAGGCCCCTCGTCCGATAGCGCGGGGAACCTTTACTTCAGCGACATTCCCAACGACCGCATCTATCGCCAGGCTCCAGATGGCAAGATCGCTGTCTTCTTGGAACCGGCAGGGCACACCAACGGTACGATGGTGCGCAGCGCACGATTGCTCATCTGTCAGATGGACGGTCAGTTGGCGAGCGTTTCGCTGAGCGGCGACGATTACCAGGTCCTCGCCGGCAAGTACGAAGAAAAACGATTCAACGCGCCCAACGACTTGGTCTGCGATATCCAAGGGGGCGTCTACTTTACCGATCCTCGCTTCCGAGCGCCCGATCCCTGGCCGCAAAAGGTGGAAGCGGTTTATTACCTCTCGGCTGACGGCGTCGTCACTCGCTTGATCGACGATATCGTTGCGCCCAACGGCGTGATCCTTTCGATCGACGAAAAGACCCTCTACGTCGTTCCTTCGATGGAAACCAAGCTGTACGCCTACGACGTGCTTGGACCAGGAAAACTCGGAAAAAAACGGGCCCTCTGCCAATTTCGCCAACCGGAAGGCGAAGACAATCAAGGGGGCGACGGTCTAACCATCGACGAGCATGGGAACCTGTACGTCACGACCAAACTCGGCGTGCAGGTGATCAGCCCGAAAGGTGAGATCCTTGGAATCATTGAATTTCCGGAACATCCGGCGAACGCAACGTTCGGCGGACCTGAAGGAAAGACTTTGTTTGTGACGGCCCGCACTGGGCTTTACTCTGTGGAAATGAGCGTAAAGGGACACCAATTCCCTGGTGAATAG
- a CDS encoding phosphoribosylaminoimidazolesuccinocarboxamide synthase, with translation MTIDLPVRHGKVRDIYDLGDKLLLVASDRTSAFDYVLPSALPDKGRVLTQISRFWFEKLGVANHMISTDVADFDLPAGTDLASLEGRAMLVRKTEVVPIECVVRGYLAGSGWKEYGKSGTVCGIPLPAGLDQSAQLETPIFTPATKEESGHDINISYERMCEIVGEELASTLRDKSIDIYTRGAAYAREKGIIIADTKFEWGIIDGELLLIDEVLTPDSSRFWPVDQYQVGVSPPSFDKQIIRDYLETTDWDKNSAPPELPAEIVSRTRAKYIEAYEELTEKSFPWK, from the coding sequence ATGACTATTGACTTGCCAGTTCGGCACGGAAAAGTACGTGACATTTACGATTTGGGAGACAAGTTGCTCCTGGTCGCTTCCGATCGCACCAGTGCGTTTGACTACGTTCTCCCGTCGGCTCTGCCCGACAAAGGGCGGGTTCTGACGCAGATCAGCCGCTTCTGGTTTGAGAAGCTCGGCGTTGCGAATCATATGATCTCGACCGACGTGGCCGATTTCGATCTCCCCGCTGGGACCGATCTGGCCTCGCTCGAAGGTCGCGCCATGCTGGTCCGCAAGACCGAAGTTGTGCCGATCGAATGCGTCGTCCGCGGCTATCTCGCCGGTTCGGGCTGGAAGGAATACGGCAAGAGCGGCACCGTTTGCGGCATCCCGTTGCCGGCCGGTCTTGATCAGAGCGCTCAGCTGGAAACGCCGATTTTCACGCCGGCCACCAAGGAAGAGTCTGGCCACGACATCAACATCTCGTACGAGCGGATGTGCGAAATCGTCGGTGAAGAGTTGGCGTCGACGCTGCGTGACAAGAGCATCGACATCTACACTCGCGGCGCCGCCTATGCCCGCGAAAAAGGGATCATCATTGCCGACACCAAGTTCGAGTGGGGCATCATCGACGGCGAATTGCTGCTGATCGACGAAGTTCTCACCCCGGACAGCTCGCGGTTCTGGCCGGTCGATCAATACCAGGTCGGAGTCAGCCCGCCGTCGTTCGACAAGCAGATCATCCGCGACTACTTGGAAACGACCGACTGGGACAAGAACAGCGCTCCGCCCGAGTTGCCGGCCGAAATCGTCAGCCGAACCCGTGCGAAGTACATCGAAGCGTACGAAGAGCTGACCGAAAAATCGTTCCCCTGGAAGTAA
- a CDS encoding 3-keto-disaccharide hydrolase: MLRNITAVFLLLAISSVSFAADRPGVYVDPDNVSDIDFHYQGEFYGPLQLPNGCLEMTGLQVVALGKGKFSALQYQGGLPGNGWDNGAKLELTGELKDGVILLQHDAYVIAVDPNHAVVTNGAGQNLGNLRKVRRKSLTLGHRPPHDSLVLFDGTSTEYFKDGKLTPEGLLKAGAITTFPVEDFQLHLEFRTPFMPEKTSQARGNSGVYIQERYEVQILDSFGKTPEFNDAASLYRTKPPELNMCFPPLQWQTYDIYFTAARFDAEGKKVADARLTVYQNGVAVQRDVHIPNKTGAGKQEGPEPGPIKLQDHNDPVVFRNIWIIQPSAPISFASTSCLCQ, from the coding sequence ATGCTTCGCAATATTACTGCCGTTTTCCTGCTCCTGGCGATTTCGTCCGTTAGCTTTGCCGCCGACCGACCAGGCGTCTACGTCGACCCCGACAACGTCAGCGACATCGACTTCCACTACCAGGGCGAGTTCTACGGTCCGCTCCAGCTTCCTAACGGCTGTCTGGAAATGACCGGCTTGCAAGTGGTGGCGCTCGGCAAAGGAAAGTTCTCGGCGCTGCAGTATCAGGGCGGCCTGCCAGGCAACGGCTGGGACAACGGCGCCAAGTTGGAACTGACGGGAGAGTTGAAGGATGGCGTGATCCTGCTTCAGCATGACGCCTACGTGATCGCGGTCGATCCGAATCACGCCGTCGTCACCAACGGGGCAGGGCAGAACCTCGGCAACTTGCGGAAGGTTCGTCGCAAGAGCCTGACGCTGGGGCACCGACCTCCGCACGACTCGCTCGTGCTGTTTGACGGCACGTCGACCGAGTACTTCAAAGATGGCAAGCTGACCCCGGAAGGGCTGCTGAAAGCCGGCGCCATCACCACCTTCCCGGTCGAAGACTTCCAGTTGCACTTGGAATTCCGCACGCCGTTCATGCCGGAAAAAACTTCGCAGGCTCGCGGCAACAGCGGCGTCTACATTCAAGAGCGTTACGAAGTGCAGATCCTCGATTCGTTCGGCAAGACGCCGGAGTTCAATGACGCCGCGTCGCTCTACCGCACCAAGCCGCCGGAACTGAACATGTGCTTCCCGCCGCTGCAGTGGCAAACTTACGACATCTACTTCACCGCGGCTCGCTTTGACGCGGAAGGGAAGAAGGTGGCCGACGCTCGCCTGACCGTCTATCAAAACGGAGTCGCCGTCCAACGCGACGTCCACATCCCGAACAAAACCGGCGCCGGCAAACAGGAAGGCCCCGAACCGGGCCCGATCAAGCTGCAGGACCACAACGACCCGGTCGTCTTCCGCAACATCTGGATCATCCAGCCGTCAGCGCCGATCAGCTTCGCCAGCACGTCGTGCTTGTGCCAGTAA